From Fundulus heteroclitus isolate FHET01 chromosome 5, MU-UCD_Fhet_4.1, whole genome shotgun sequence, a single genomic window includes:
- the LOC105923144 gene encoding polyunsaturated fatty acid lipoxygenase ALOX15B: MLDYEVTVFTANRPFATTFNNVFIKLVGTSGESERKWLLSLRGASAFVRGAVASFTVSCPTSLGKLVLIELDKQPLVVFPEDSWFPAKVEVKSPEGDAYNFPIYRWITDSKVHHFREGTALKGFEDNHHLGRYSREKEIKQRQKDYCWDVYAEGIPHCIKADDLASLPAEVRFSFAKQTEFLFNSQTGLAELQLKGLADNKMGWTNLDDISRVFCCKQTEISDYVQEHWKEDAFFGYQFLNGLNPMLIRRCDVLPDNFPVTDAMVFPDSRCCLVEEMKKGNIFLCDYKQIDGVKTNIINGKKQYLMAPLVLLHKTPDDKLMPIAIQLKQKPAEDNPIFLPSDSEYDWLLAKIFVRSADFSEHQLNVHLLRTHLLAEAFAVSLLRNMPMVHPLYKLLIPHTRYTLQINFLARKRLISEEGVFTKFTSSGGEGMSTILKRSLFSVTYSSLCMPEDIAERGLEDMPNFYYRDDGLRLWDIINRFVRGVLSYYYKNDLEVQQDSELQNWILDIFEHGFLSHPCPGIPQKLATVDELIKFATMVIFTGSAQHAAVNTGQFDYGGWMPNMATSLQLPPPTKKGEATEETMLKTLPDVNTTVQGMATLWLLSQQSSDFVPLGQYPEDHFSEETPREMIKNFQKELEALSAAIKERNKDLKVPYTYMDPEEIENSVAI; this comes from the exons ATGTTGGATTACGAAGTGACCGTGTTTACAGCCAATCGTCCCTTTGCCACCACCTTTAACAATGTCTTCATTAAGCTGGTTGGCACAAGTGGAGAAAGTGAACGCAAGTGGCTCTTGAGCTTAAGGGGAGCTTCAGCATTCGTGAGAGGAGCC GTGGCAAGTTTTACAGTGTCCTGCCCCACCTCCCTTGGAAAACTGGTGCTGATAGAGCTTGACAAACAGCCGCTTGTGGTGTTTCCAGAGGATTCTTGGTTCCCTGCCAAAGTCGAAGTCAAATCACCCGAGGGAGATGCTTACAACTTCCCTATCTACCGCTGGATCACTGACAGCAAGGTGCACCACTTCAGAGAGGGAACAG caCTGAAAGGGTTTGAAGACAATCATCATCTTGGCAGGTACAGCCGGGAGAAGGAGATCAAGCAGCGTCAGAAGGACTATTG CTGGGATGTGTATGCAGAGGGAATTCCTCACTGCATAAAAGCAGATGACCTAGCTTCTCTTCCTGCTGAGGTCAGATTCTCCTTTGCCAAGCAGACAGAGTTTCTATTCAACTCACAGACAGg ACTTGCAGAGCTGCAGTTGAAGGGGCTGGCTGATAATAAAATGGGATGGACAAATCTTGATGACATCAGCAGGGTGTTTTGTTGCAAACAGACTGAAATATCCG acTATGTCCAAGAGCACTGGAAGGAAGATGCCTTTTTTGGCTACCAGTTTCTGAATGGGCTCAATCCCATGCTTATTCGTCGCTGTGACGTCCTGCCCGACAACTTTCCTGTGACTGACGCCATGGTTTTCCCTGACTCTCGCTGCTGCTTGGTGGAAGAAATGAAG aaagGCAACATATTCCTTTGTGACTACAAGCAAATAGACGGTGTgaaaacaaacatcattaatggCAAGAAGCAGTACCTGATGGCTCCACTCGTCTTGCTCCATAAAACTCCTGATGATAAACTCATGCCTATTGCTATTCAG CTGAAGCAGAAACCGGCAGAAGACAACCCAATCTTTCTGCCGTCAGATTCTGAGTACGACTGGCTGCTGGCCAAGATTTTTGTGAGAAGTGCAGATTTCAGCGAGCATCAGCTCAATGTTCACCTGCTTCGCACTCACCTGCTGGCTGAGGCGTTTGCAGTGTCACTGTTGCGCAACATGCCCATGGTGCATCCTCTCTACAAG cTTCTCATACCTCACACGCGCTACACTCTGCAGATCAACTTCTTAGCTCGGAAAAGACTCATATCTGAGGAGGGTGTTTTCACCAAA TTTACATCTTCTGGTGGAGAGGGTATGAGCACAATTCTAAAGAGATCCCTGTTCTCAGTGACGTACAGCTCTCTCTGTATGCCTGAAGACATTGCTGAGCGTGGGCTCGAGGACATGCCAAACTTCTACTACAGAGACGATGGACTCAGATTGTGGGACATTATCAACAG GTTTGTACGTGGTGTCCTAAGCTACTACTACAAGAATGATCTTGAAGTTCAGCAAGACTCTGAACTGCAAAATTggattttggacatttttgaaCATGGATTCCTTTCCCATCCTTGCCCAG GAATCCCACAGAAACTTGCTACAGTGGATGAGCTCATCAAGTTTGCCACCATGGTGATCTTCACTGGCTCAGCCCAGCATGCTGCGGTGAATACTGGACAG TTTGACTACGGAGGCTGGATGCCAAACATGGCAACCTCCCTGCAACTCCCACCGCCAACCAAAAAAGGGGAAGCGACTGAAGAAACAATGCTGAAAACACTGCCAGACGTCAACACCACAGTTCAGGGCATGGCCACCTTGTGGCTGCTCAGCCAGCAGTCCAGTGATTTT GTACCCCTTGGACAGTACCCTGAGGACCACTTCAGTGAGGAGACTCCACGTGAGATGATAAAGAACTTTCAAAAGGAGCTTGAGGCGTTAAGTGCAGCCATCAAAGAGAGAAACAAGGATCTGAAAGTGCCGTACACGTACATGGATCCAGAGGAAATAGAAAACAGTGTGGCTATTTGA